CCGCTGTACTTTATGGGCGAGGCGGGCTTCGCGGCCCTCGCCACAACGCGGTTGCTGATGGGAGCACCGCTGTACATCCTGGGCATCTGGGTTGCCTGGCTGCTGACCCGGCCCGCCCCAGCCGCAACCCCCAACTGAACCGGCCGGCAACCGGGGGTTGCCGGCAACAGCCGGTTAGCCGTCGAAGCCGTCGAAGCCGTCGAAGACTTCGTGGGCGTGCGAGTCTTCGCCCTGCGGTTCCGCCGGCAGCTCGCCCTGGGACTCCGGCGAGAGCAGGGCACGCAGCTCGTCCTCTGCTGCGATTGTCGTGACGAAAAACAGCTCGTCCCCGCCGTCAATCACGTCATCCCGGCTCGGCGTGATTGGTGCCTGATCCCGCAGGATTGCCACAAGGGTCGAATCCTCGGGCCATTCGATGCCGCCCACGGTCAGTCCGACGACGTGTGAATCGTGCGGGACCGTGAACTCGACCAGCGATGACACCCCGGTCTGCAGGGTCAGCAGCCGGACGAGGTCGCCGATCTCCACGGCCTCCTCGACCAGGGCAGTCATCAGCTGCGGGGTGTTCACCGCAACGTCGACGCCCCAGGAATCGTCGAACATCCAGTCATTCTTGGGGTTGTTGACCCGGCCTACCGTGCGTCCGACGCCGAACTCGGTCTTCGCCAGCAGCGAGACCACCAGGTTGACCTTGTCGTCACCGGTAGCTGAGACCACGACGTCGGCGTCTTCCAGTTTCGCGTCCTGGAGGGTGCTCAGTTCGCAGGCATCGCCAACCAGCCAGTGGGCGCCCCGCAGTCCGCTTCGCCCGATTACCTCGGGCTTGAGGTCGATCAGCAGGATCTCGTGTTTGTGGGCCAGCAGTTCGCGCGCGATCGAGGAACCGACGCTTCCCGCCCCGACAATAACGACTTTCACTTAGGACTCCTTGGCGGGGGGCTGGGCAAGAACATGGCCGACTTCGCTGCTGCGGTCCACGCCCAGCATGGCGTGCACGGTGTCGCCATCCTGGTACAGGGTTCCGGCCGCGGGCAGCATCCCCTCACCGAACCGTGTCAGGTACGCGACGCGGATCCCGGCGGCCTTCTCGATCGAGGTGACCGGGTGGCCGATCCACGCGGTGTTCAGGTCCACTTCGGCGAGCACAAGGCGGCCCGAGGGGTCGCGATAGTCGCCGGCCAGGTGCTGTTCGGGCAGGATCCGCCGGAGCACCTGGTCCGCGCTCCAGCGCACTGCGGCGACCGTGGGGATGCCGAGCCGCTGGTAGATCTCAGCCCGGCCCGGGTCGTAAATCCTGGCGACCACGTGCGGGACGTGGAAGGTTTCGCGTGCCACACGGGTGGCCAGGATATTTGAATTGTCGCCGCTGGAGACAGCCGCGAAGGCATAGGCCTCCGCAACGCCGGCCTGCTTGAGGGTCTCGCGGTCAAAGCCGACGCCGGTGACCTTGCGGCCGGTGAAGCCCGTTCGGAGCCGACGGAAGGCGCGGTCGTCCTGGTCGATGATGGCCACGGAGTGGCCCGCATCCTCGAGCGTGTGCGCGAGGGTTGCCCCCACGCGGCCGCAACCCATAATCACGAAGTGCGCCAACCGTGCCTCCTCAAGCTTTGTGACTGCTACTGCGGAAAACTCTACCGGCCACGGCGCCACCTGGAGCCAGCCCCGCCGCTGCCGCGCCCCGGCGACCTGGAGCCGCCGCCGCGCGGCGCCCGGTCGCCGTCATGACATCGGGTCCGAATGCGACTAGCTTTGTGGAGTGCCGACAATATTCAATGCCGTGAAGCGGGTGCTGGTAGGCAAGCCCTTCCGGAACGACAGCCTGGCCCACACCCTGCTGCCGAAGCGGATCGCGCTTCCCATCTTCGCCTCCGACGCGCTGTCCTCAGTGGCCTACGCGCCCGACGAAATCCTCCTGACCCTGGCCTTGGCCGGCGTCAGCGCCGTGGCGTTCTCGCCCTGGGTGGGGCTGGCCGTCATGGTGGTGCTGCTGACTGTTGTCGCCTCCTACCGGCAAAACGTCCATGCCTACCCCTCCGGCGGCGGCGACTACGAGATCGCAAACGAGAACCTGGGCAAATATGCCGGGCTCACCGTCGCCTCCGCGCTGCTGGTCGACTACGTGCTGACCGTTGCGGTGTCGATGTCCTCGGCCGCGACGTACCTGACCTCCGCGGTGCCCGCACTGCACGGCCAGCAGGCCGCCATCGCGGTGATCGGCGTCGTGATCCTGGCCCTCGTTAACCTGCGAGGCATCAAGGAAGCCGGCAGCGTCTTCGCCGTCCCCACCTACATCTTTATGGCCTCCATCCTGGGTATGACGGCCATCGGCATCTTCCAGGCGGCCACCGGCCAACTGGGCGAAGCGCCCTCGGCAGCCTTCACGATCGTGCCTGCGGCGGGCTTCGACGAGGGAATGGTCGGCCTCGCCGGCGCCTTCCTGCTGCTCCGGGCCTTCTCTTCCGGCGCAGCGGCGCTGACCGGGATTGAAGCCATCAGCAACGGTGTGCCGAATTTCCAGAAGCCCAAGTCCAAGAATGCGGCCACCACCCTGCTGCTGCTCGGCGTGATCGCGGCGTCCATGCTGGCCGGGATCATCTACCTGGCCAACGCCACGAAGGTGCACATTGTGCTGGACCCTGCCACCGAGTTCCTGCTCGATGGCAAGCCGCTGGCGGAGGGCTATATCCAGAGTCCGGCGATCAGCCAGATTGCGCAGACCATTTTTGGAGCCGGCTCCATCCCCTTCTTCATTGTGGTCGCCGCCACCGGCGTGATCCTCGTCTTCGCCTCCAACACGGCGTTCAACGGCTTCCCGGTGCTTGGCTCGATCCTGGCCCAGGACGGTTACCTGCCTCGGCAGCTGCGCACCCGCGGGGACCGGCTCGCCTTCAGCAATGGCGTCCTGGCGCTGGCAGCCGGCGCGTTGGTGCTGATCATCGCCTTCAACGCCGACGTCACCAAGCTCATCCAGCTCTACATTGTGGGTGTTTTCATCTCCTTCACGATCAGCCAGCTCGGCATGATCCGGCACTGGGGCCGGGAACTGAAGCTCGCGAAGGACCCCGCCGTCAAGCTGCGTATGCTCAAGTCGCGCACCATCAACACGATCGGCTTCGGCATGACCGCGCTGGTCCTGGTGATTGTGCTGATCACCAAGTTCCAGCAGGGCGCGTGGATCGCGCTGCTGGCAATGTTCGCGCTGTTCCTCATCATGTGGAGCATCCGGTCGCACTATGACAACGTGGCCAAGGAACTCGCAGTCGATGAGGATTCCTCGCCGCGGGCCCTGCCCACCCGGGTGCACGCAGTCCTCCTCGTCTCCCACGTGCGCAAGCCGGTCCTTCGCGCCCTCGCCTATGCACGCGCGTCACGGCCCTCCCGGCTGGACGCCATCACCGTGGACATCAGCAGCGAAGAGACCGAACAGACGGTCGCGGACTGGGAGAAACTGGAAATCCCGGTACCGTTGACCGTGCTGGCCAGTCCGTTCCGTGAAACGGTCACCCCCATCATGGAGTACATCAAGAACATGCGGCGCGATTCGCCCCGCGACCTGATTGTGGTCTACATCCCCGAGTACGTCGTGGGTAAGTGGTGGGAGCAACTGGTGCACAACCAGACCGCACTTCGCATCAAAACCCGGTTGCATTTCGAGCCCGGCGTGATGGTGGCCAGTGTGCCGTGGCAGCTGAAATCCTCCGAAGAAGCCAAGAGACTGCAGGACATCCAATGAACTCCGACACCCAGGCCCCAAACCGCACCGATCTCATCGTCGACGTCGGGCCGGTCGCCCACGGCGGGCACTGCGTCGCCCGGCATGAGGGCCGGGTGGTCTTTGTCCGGCACGGCATTCCCGGCGAGAGAGTCAAGGTCCGTCTCACCGAGTCCGGCGCGGACGCCAAGTTCTGGCGCGGCGACGTCGTGGAAGTCCTTGACGCATCCCCGGACCGGGTGGCGCACTTCTGGGACCTGGCCGATTCCGCGCGTTCCTGGTCGCACCGTCACCCGCCCGTCGGAGGCGCAGAACTCGGCCACATCGCACTGACACGCCAGCGCAGCCTCAAGGCCGAGGTGCTGGCCGAGCAGCTGCACCGCCTGGCCGGCGTCGAACTGCCGCTGGCAGGGACGGACACCGCCGCAGGCTCCTTGGTCGAAGCCGTGGGGGAGGAGGGAACGACGGCGCCGGCCGGCCTGGGCTGGCGCACCCGCGCCGGTTTCGCCGTGACCCCGGCCGGCAAACTTGGAATGCACGCGCACCGCTCCGATACCGTCCTTCCGGTCCGGGAGATGCCGCTGGCCGTTGACGCCATCAACAACCTCCGGCTCTGGGACATCGACCTGCAGGGCATTGAACGCATTGAGGTCGCCGCACCGGCGAACGGCTCCCGGCCGCTGGTGCTCCTGGTCCCGGCCGCGGGCACCCGGGCCAAGCGGCTCAGCGCGGTCCTGGCCCAGCTGCCCGACGATGTTTCGGTGGCGAGCTTTGATCCGGTCAAAGGCGAGGTACTGCGGCTGCGCGGCCGCACCTATGTGCAGGAGACCGCGGCGGGGCACGACTACCGTGTGACCGGCGACGGCTTCTGGCAGATCCACCGCGAGGCCCCCGCCGCCCTCGTGGGGGCCGTGACCGGATTCCTGCACAACGGCGGGTTCCTGGAACCGGGGGCCGTTGTTGCGGATCTCTACGCCGGGGTGGGCCTGTTCACCGCCCCGCTCGCGGACGCCGTCGGCGCCACGGGTTCGGTGCTCTCAGTCGAAGGGGCTCCCGGGACCAGCCGGGACGCACGCAAGAACCTCCATGATGCACCGCAGGTTGAGATCGTCCAGGGCCGGGTGGAACGCGTCCTGCGTGAAAAGGCGCGCAATTTCGACGCGATCCTGCTGGACCCGCCCCGGGCCGGTGCCGGCAAGGCCGTGGTAAACCAGCTGATCGGAGCCGGCCCCCGCGCCGTTGCCTACGTGTCCTGCGATCCGGCGTCCTTTGCCCGCGATGTCGGCTACTTCCAGCAATCCGGCTGGGAGCTGGCAGGGCTGCGGGCCTTTGACCTGTACCCGCATACCCACCACATGGAGACTGTGGCGCTACTGACTCCGCGGGGCTGAGGCCACTAGGATGGGCGAAGTAGTCCGACGTCGCGCTCCGTACCCACGGCTGACCTCCTGCACCCTGTACCGATCCTTGTGCGAGCAAGGCCAAGCATTAGTTAGGGCCACCTAACTAGCAAGGGGTCTGCGGCGCGACAAAGATGAAACTGTTGCGAGAGGAGTCCTGTGATGAGCATTGTGGACAGCTTCGGTTCAAAAGGCA
This genomic window from Arthrobacter sp. EM1 contains:
- a CDS encoding TrkA family potassium uptake protein, with the translated sequence MKVVIVGAGSVGSSIARELLAHKHEILLIDLKPEVIGRSGLRGAHWLVGDACELSTLQDAKLEDADVVVSATGDDKVNLVVSLLAKTEFGVGRTVGRVNNPKNDWMFDDSWGVDVAVNTPQLMTALVEEAVEIGDLVRLLTLQTGVSSLVEFTVPHDSHVVGLTVGGIEWPEDSTLVAILRDQAPITPSRDDVIDGGDELFFVTTIAAEDELRALLSPESQGELPAEPQGEDSHAHEVFDGFDGFDG
- a CDS encoding TrkA family potassium uptake protein, which translates into the protein MAHFVIMGCGRVGATLAHTLEDAGHSVAIIDQDDRAFRRLRTGFTGRKVTGVGFDRETLKQAGVAEAYAFAAVSSGDNSNILATRVARETFHVPHVVARIYDPGRAEIYQRLGIPTVAAVRWSADQVLRRILPEQHLAGDYRDPSGRLVLAEVDLNTAWIGHPVTSIEKAAGIRVAYLTRFGEGMLPAAGTLYQDGDTVHAMLGVDRSSEVGHVLAQPPAKES
- a CDS encoding APC family permease; its protein translation is MPTIFNAVKRVLVGKPFRNDSLAHTLLPKRIALPIFASDALSSVAYAPDEILLTLALAGVSAVAFSPWVGLAVMVVLLTVVASYRQNVHAYPSGGGDYEIANENLGKYAGLTVASALLVDYVLTVAVSMSSAATYLTSAVPALHGQQAAIAVIGVVILALVNLRGIKEAGSVFAVPTYIFMASILGMTAIGIFQAATGQLGEAPSAAFTIVPAAGFDEGMVGLAGAFLLLRAFSSGAAALTGIEAISNGVPNFQKPKSKNAATTLLLLGVIAASMLAGIIYLANATKVHIVLDPATEFLLDGKPLAEGYIQSPAISQIAQTIFGAGSIPFFIVVAATGVILVFASNTAFNGFPVLGSILAQDGYLPRQLRTRGDRLAFSNGVLALAAGALVLIIAFNADVTKLIQLYIVGVFISFTISQLGMIRHWGRELKLAKDPAVKLRMLKSRTINTIGFGMTALVLVIVLITKFQQGAWIALLAMFALFLIMWSIRSHYDNVAKELAVDEDSSPRALPTRVHAVLLVSHVRKPVLRALAYARASRPSRLDAITVDISSEETEQTVADWEKLEIPVPLTVLASPFRETVTPIMEYIKNMRRDSPRDLIVVYIPEYVVGKWWEQLVHNQTALRIKTRLHFEPGVMVASVPWQLKSSEEAKRLQDIQ
- a CDS encoding TRAM domain-containing protein, with amino-acid sequence MNSDTQAPNRTDLIVDVGPVAHGGHCVARHEGRVVFVRHGIPGERVKVRLTESGADAKFWRGDVVEVLDASPDRVAHFWDLADSARSWSHRHPPVGGAELGHIALTRQRSLKAEVLAEQLHRLAGVELPLAGTDTAAGSLVEAVGEEGTTAPAGLGWRTRAGFAVTPAGKLGMHAHRSDTVLPVREMPLAVDAINNLRLWDIDLQGIERIEVAAPANGSRPLVLLVPAAGTRAKRLSAVLAQLPDDVSVASFDPVKGEVLRLRGRTYVQETAAGHDYRVTGDGFWQIHREAPAALVGAVTGFLHNGGFLEPGAVVADLYAGVGLFTAPLADAVGATGSVLSVEGAPGTSRDARKNLHDAPQVEIVQGRVERVLREKARNFDAILLDPPRAGAGKAVVNQLIGAGPRAVAYVSCDPASFARDVGYFQQSGWELAGLRAFDLYPHTHHMETVALLTPRG